A stretch of the Solanum dulcamara chromosome 6, daSolDulc1.2, whole genome shotgun sequence genome encodes the following:
- the LOC129893239 gene encoding U-box domain-containing protein 4, translated as MVKEEILMEEEEEKCNLEDEEEEEQQKKNRKCKNVIEEIAEKLKNEVEEVGKIEAAKDIRKLVRKSSFSCKTRSRFAAAGVISPLVDMLQPCSYSLLAREAALLALLNLASRNERNKIRIVASGAIPPLVELLKFQNGNLKELAAAAILTLSAAATNKPTIAASGVGPLLVQVLSSGTVQGRVDSVTALHNLSTSKEDPKLVLDARAVYPLMNLLKDCKKYSKFAEKTTALLEILSNSEEGRDAITNADGGILTLVETVEDGSLVSTERAVGALLSLCQSSRDKYRELILKEGAIPGLLRLTAEGTPQAQERARTLLDLLRDSPPENRFSSSTLERIVYDFAAQVDGTDKAADTAKRLLQDMVHRSMELSMSRLQLGASSCTPSKVQSL; from the exons ATGGTAAAAGAGGAGATATtgatggaagaagaagaagaaaagtgcAATCTtgaggatgaagaagaagaggaacaGCAGAAGAAGAACAGAAAATGCAAGAATGTAATAGAAGAAATAGCGGAGAAATTGAAGAATGAAGTGGAAGAGGTAGGAAAAATCGAAGCAGCTAAGGATATTAGAAAACTGGTGAGAAAATCGTCGTTTTCCTGCAAGACTCGTTCCCGGTTTGCCGCCGCCGGCGTTATTTCGCCGTTGGTTGATATGCTTCAGCCTTGTTCTTATTCTCTACTTGCTCGTGAAGCTGCTCTATTAGCCCTCCTCAATCTTGCCTCCCGTAATGAACG AAACAAAATAAGGATCGTTGCATCTGGTGCCATCCCTCCCCTTGTGGAGCTCCTCAAGTTCCAAAATGGCAATTTGAAAGAGCTAGCAGCTGCTGCTATTTTGACACTGTCAGCTGCTGCAACCAATAAACCAACAATAGCTGCATCCGGAGTTGGACCTCTTCTGGTGCAGGTCCTGAGTTCAGGAACTGTTCAAGGAAGGGTTGATTCCGTCACAGCCCTCCACAATCTCTCCACAAGCAAAGAAGATCCCAAGCTGGTTCTTGATGCTAGAGCGGTTTATCCACTAATGAATCTCCTCAAAGACTGCAAGAAATATTCCAAGTTTGCTGAGAAAACCACAGCTCTATTGGAAATCCTCTCTAATTCCGAGGAGGGAAGAGATGCAATCACAAATGCAGATGGTGGAATACTGACTCTAGTAGAGACCGTCGAAGATGGGTCACTCGTCAGCACAGAACGTGCTGTTGGGGCTTTGCTGTCATTGTGTCAAAGCAGCCGAGATAAGTACAGGGAGCTCATTCTCAAAGAAGGCGCCATTCCAGGCCTTTTACGGTTAACTGCAGAGGGCACACCCCAGGCTCAGGAAAGAGCTAGAACACTTTTGGACTTGCTTCGGGACTCTCCTCCTGAAAATAGATTCTCATCCTCCACGTTGGAGAGAATAGTGTACGACTTCGCTGCACAAGTTGATGGAACAGATAAAGCAGCTGACACAGCCAAGAGattgttgcaagacatggttCACAGAAGTATGGAGCTGAGCATGAGTCGTTTACAGTTAGGGGCTTCATCGTGTACCCCTTCAAAAGTGCAGTCTTTATGA
- the LOC129892075 gene encoding uncharacterized protein LOC129892075 — protein sequence MLGRPSILLSRNGIFRPENLGQNAMAMIGNLCFTIFVLGVLIFTIIAATYQPEDPLFHPSSKITNFLTSKSNATFRADDSVVRTGEDFLGANQTAFSTFINLNDVDVPENADGGSATENNLDCRGKIDDPIDCTDPDVFHLLMRAAIEKFKDIHFYRFGKPVRGSNDSSCHMAWRFRPKEGKTAAFYKDYRSFVVSRSENCTLDVVSMGDYHSGGNARKRKKKNRAGSDRTPGKLDEGFEKATPKTESEPIALPVVGEAVNDSLPVVESESSFGNGKYLIYSGGGDRCKSMSHYLWSFMCALGEAQYLNRTLIMDLSICLSKIYTSSGVDEEGKDFRFYFDFEHLKDSASVLDQVQFWSDWKQWHKKDRLSLHLVEDFRITPMKLSGVQDTLIMRKFGSVEPDNYWYRVCEGETESIVQRPWHLVWKSRRLMDIVSAISSRLNWDYDSVHVVRGEKANNREMWPHLSEDTSPDALLSSLQDKIDDGRNLYIATNEPDTSFFDPLKDKYSTHFLHEYKDLWDEKSEWYAETAKLNNGNPVEFDGYMRASVDTEVFFRGKKQVETFNDLTRDCKDGINTCTSSS from the coding sequence ATGTTGGGTCGGCCTTCAATTTTGCTATCTCGGAATGGGATTTTCAGGCCAGAAAATTTGGGTCAAAATGCAATGGCAATGATAGGGAATCTTTGTTTCACTATATTTGTACTTGGGGTTTTGATTTTTACTATAATTGCTGCAACTTATCAGCCTGAAGACCCTTTGTTCCACCCTTCATCAAAAATCACTAATTTCCTTACTTCCAAATCTAATGCTACATTCAGAGCTGATGATAGTGTTGTGAGGACTGGTGAGGACTTTCTTGGTGCTAATCAGACAGCATTTTCGACATTCATAAACCTCAATGATGTTGATGTTCCGGAGAATGCTGACGGTGGAAGTGCCACTGAGAATAATTTGGATTGTCGTGGTAAGATTGATGATCCCATTGATTGTACTGATCCGGATGTGTTTCATTTGTTGATGAGGGCTGCCATTGAGAAGTTTAAGGACATACATTTTTACCGGTTTGGGAAGCCGGTCAGAGGGTCTAATGATAGTTCCTGCCATATGGCGTGGCGGTTTAGGCCTAAGGAAGGGAAGACTGCTGCCTTTTATAAGGATTACCGGTCTTTTGTGGTTTCTAGGTCGGAGAACTGCACCCTTGATGTGGTTAGTATGGGTGATTATCATTCTGGTGGAAATGCTCGcaagaggaagaaaaagaacagGGCAGGGTCTGACAGAACTCCTGGTAAGCTAGATGAGGGATTTGAGAAGGCAACTCCTAAGACAGAAAGTGAACCTATTGCTCTGCCAGTGGTTGGGGAAGCTGTAAATGACTCGCTACCTGTGGTGGAATCGGAGAGTTCATTTGGTAATGGTAAGTATTTGATTTATTCTGGAGGTGGGGATAGGTGTAAGAGCATGAGCCATTACCTTTGGAGCTTCATGTGTGCGTTGGGCGAGGCTCAATATTTGAACAGGACCTTGATAATGGACTTGAGTATTTGTTTATCCAAGATTTACACTTCATCTGGTGTAGATGAGGAAGGAAAGGATTTCAGGTTTTACTTTGATTTTGAGCACTTAAAGGATTCAGCGTCAGTCCTCGATCAGGTCCAGTTTTGGTCAGATTGGAAGCAGTGGCATAAAAAAGACAGACTAAGTCTTCATCTTGTGGAGGATTTTAGGATTACACCGATGAAGTTATCTGGAGTACAGGATACTTTAATCATGAGGAAATTTGGTTCTGTAGAGCCAGACAATTACTGGTACAGGGTATGCGAGGGTGAAACAGAATCTATCGTTCAACGACCATGGCATCTGGTATGGAAATCAAGACGATTGATGGACATTGTCTCAGCTATTTCATCAAGGTTGAATTGGGATTATGACTCCGTTCATGTTGTAAGGGGGGAGAAGGCAAATAATCGTGAAATGTGGCCACATTTGTCAGAAGATACTTCTCCCGACGCTCTACTGTCTAGCTTGCAGGACAAGATCGATGACGGGAGGAACCTGTATATTGCAACCAATGAACCAGATACATCCTTTTTTGACCCTTTAAAAGACAAGTATTCCACCCATTTCCTTCATGAATATAAAGATCTTTGGGATGAAAAAAGTGAGTGGTATGCAGAGACAGCAAAACTCAATAATGGGAATCCAGTTGAATTTGATGGGTACATGAGGGCTTCAGTTGATACGGAAGTTTTCTTCAGGGGTAAAAAGCAGGTTGAGACGTTTAATGATCTCACCAGAGACTGCAAGGATGGGATAAATACATGCACTTCATCCAGCTAA